A stretch of the Calditerrivibrio sp. genome encodes the following:
- the truB gene encoding tRNA pseudouridine(55) synthase TruB: MNGFINLYKEKGLSSHFNIKKLSKVLNNCKVGHTGTLDPLAEGVLPVCINEATKLASYVMAEDKEYQTNAILGFRTDTFDITGKILERSDGYVPTIEDIKETVKGFEGEIELVIPSYSAVNIQGKRAYELARKGLIENAGFKKSFIYSIEVIKYDYPFLQLKLSVEKGTYIRSVIDRLGVRLGTFATMESLLRLRSGVFGISESLKVCEIEEMIKHNTYDFLTPINRVLDWSRVIVDDRYVQLVKNGVSLHKNKYLYIPEETTKCVFITNKEGVLLAIAEKFKDDIPFRNIRIFNDDRF; this comes from the coding sequence ATGAATGGCTTTATAAATTTATACAAAGAAAAAGGGTTGTCTTCCCATTTTAATATAAAAAAACTTTCTAAAGTTCTAAATAATTGTAAAGTGGGACATACTGGCACATTGGATCCTTTGGCAGAGGGGGTTCTACCGGTTTGCATTAATGAAGCTACTAAGCTTGCCTCGTATGTTATGGCAGAGGATAAAGAGTACCAAACTAATGCTATTTTGGGTTTTAGGACTGATACTTTTGATATCACAGGTAAGATCTTGGAAAGAAGTGATGGCTATGTACCGACGATTGAAGATATAAAGGAGACTGTGAAGGGATTTGAAGGGGAAATAGAGCTTGTAATCCCATCTTATTCTGCAGTGAATATTCAAGGGAAAAGAGCCTATGAACTTGCAAGGAAGGGTTTGATAGAAAATGCTGGTTTTAAAAAGAGTTTTATATATAGCATTGAAGTAATAAAGTACGATTACCCCTTTTTACAGTTAAAACTATCAGTCGAAAAAGGAACGTATATAAGAAGTGTAATTGATCGGTTGGGTGTTAGGCTTGGAACTTTTGCCACAATGGAATCCCTTTTAAGATTGAGGAGCGGAGTTTTTGGTATATCGGAATCTTTAAAGGTTTGTGAAATTGAAGAAATGATAAAACATAATACCTATGATTTTTTAACTCCGATAAATAGAGTACTGGACTGGAGTAGAGTGATTGTGGATGACAGATATGTACAACTTGTCAAAAACGGTGTATCCCTCCATAAAAACAAATATCTTTACATACCTGAGGAAACAACAAAATGTGTTTTCATTACAAATAAAGAGGGTGTTCTTCTTGCTATTGCTGAAAAATTTAAAGATGATATCCCTTTTAGAAATATAAGGATTTTTAATGATGATAGGTTTAG
- a CDS encoding DUF503 domain-containing protein: MVIGTLLLEMDIPAARSLKDKRSVVSSFKAKLRSKFNVSVAEVGDKEIWNRAYIAVAIVGENAGFIDSQLQEVIKFTEYLKDAVIVDIKQEII, encoded by the coding sequence ATGGTAATTGGAACGCTTCTTTTAGAAATGGATATTCCTGCTGCAAGATCATTGAAAGATAAAAGAAGTGTTGTTAGTAGTTTTAAGGCAAAACTAAGGAGTAAGTTTAATGTATCTGTGGCTGAGGTTGGGGACAAGGAGATATGGAATAGAGCTTATATTGCTGTGGCTATTGTGGGTGAAAATGCTGGTTTTATAGATTCCCAGCTTCAGGAGGTAATAAAATTTACCGAATATTTAAAAGATGCTGTAATTGTTGATATAAAACAGGAGATTATTTGA
- the rbfA gene encoding 30S ribosome-binding factor RbfA has product MKKESFRDRRVGELLKEEIARIVQFEVKNPNIHGVIITDVTVTKDLSLAKVYISSYDGTDVEMLKSELEHSKSFIYSRLKKSIKIKRVPDLTFFIDNTLDYADRIEGLIKKISHPE; this is encoded by the coding sequence ATGAAGAAAGAATCCTTTAGAGATAGAAGGGTGGGTGAACTGTTAAAGGAAGAGATTGCACGGATTGTTCAGTTTGAGGTAAAAAACCCGAATATACATGGTGTTATAATCACGGATGTTACAGTCACAAAAGATCTCAGTCTTGCTAAAGTGTATATCAGCAGTTATGATGGTACCGATGTGGAAATGCTTAAAAGTGAATTGGAGCATTCCAAAAGTTTTATCTACTCAAGATTGAAAAAGTCTATAAAAATCAAAAGAGTGCCAGATCTCACTTTTTTTATCGATAATACATTAGATTATGCTGATAGGATTGAAGGTTTGATAAAGAAGATTTCCCACCCTGAATAA